A genomic window from Mycobacteriales bacterium includes:
- a CDS encoding DLW-39 family protein encodes MRKPALILALLGAAAAVLRKRKAARAEKDLWTEATTTPDLR; translated from the coding sequence GTGCGCAAGCCCGCCCTGATCCTCGCCCTGCTCGGTGCCGCGGCAGCGGTGCTCCGCAAGCGCAAGGCCGCCCGCGCCGAGAAGGATCTCTGGACCGAGGCGACCACCACCCCCGACCTGCGCTGA